The proteins below are encoded in one region of Alistipes communis:
- the purE gene encoding 5-(carboxyamino)imidazole ribonucleotide mutase: MSAKVGVIMGSASDWEVMAAAAETLEAFGIPYEKRVVSAHRTPDLLVEYAKTARGRGIEVIIAGAGGAAHLPGMVASMTPLPVVGVPVKSRALNGLDSLLSIVQMPAGVPVATVAINGAKNAALIAVSILALSDGEVAARLDAFRTRQTADVLKAEL; the protein is encoded by the coding sequence ATGAGTGCGAAAGTAGGAGTCATCATGGGGTCGGCCAGCGACTGGGAGGTCATGGCCGCCGCCGCCGAGACGCTCGAAGCGTTCGGCATCCCCTATGAGAAGCGGGTCGTAAGCGCCCACCGTACCCCCGACCTGTTGGTCGAGTACGCCAAGACGGCGCGCGGGCGCGGCATCGAGGTCATCATCGCCGGTGCCGGCGGGGCGGCCCATCTGCCGGGCATGGTGGCCAGCATGACGCCGCTGCCCGTGGTGGGCGTGCCGGTCAAGTCGCGTGCGCTCAACGGGCTGGACTCGTTGCTGTCGATCGTTCAGATGCCGGCCGGCGTGCCGGTGGCGACGGTGGCGATCAACGGAGCGAAGAACGCCGCGCTGATCGCCGTGTCGATCTTGGCCTTGTCCGACGGGGAGGTGGCCGCACGGCTCGATGCGTTCCGGACGCGGCAGACGGCCGACGTGTTGAAAGCGGAGTTGTAG
- the purK gene encoding 5-(carboxyamino)imidazole ribonucleotide synthase — MKTIGVIGAGQLGLMLAEEAHKLGARVVTLDPAADAPAARVADGHIVAAYDDGAALEELCRRSDVVTYEFENVPGEVLIPLVERYNIPQGFQPLYDSQDRLREKRNAVAHGLRTPRFAPADDRPSLEAAVREAGGFPCVFKTRTLGYDGHGQVVLRSEEDMAKVEPYFGRPGIVEEFVAFDFEASAIVVGDGRETVCFPVGRNVHRDGILDLSVVPAEIPDALRDRIVSESRRFMQECGYRGILAIEYFVKGDEIYFNEMAPRPHNSGHWTIEGCTTNQFRELARYLLGMPLEEPRLVAPTVMKNILGRDLAAAEAIAREGRADVHVHLYGKRESRPLRKMGHITFVGLSGGQFAAEWAARFE, encoded by the coding sequence ATGAAGACGATCGGTGTGATCGGCGCGGGTCAGCTGGGGCTGATGCTCGCCGAGGAGGCGCACAAGTTGGGGGCGCGGGTGGTGACGCTCGATCCTGCGGCCGATGCTCCCGCCGCACGTGTGGCCGACGGGCATATCGTGGCGGCCTACGACGACGGGGCGGCGCTCGAAGAGCTGTGCCGCCGCAGCGACGTGGTGACCTATGAATTCGAAAACGTCCCGGGCGAAGTGCTCATTCCGCTCGTGGAGCGATACAATATTCCGCAGGGCTTCCAGCCCCTCTACGACTCGCAGGATCGCCTGCGCGAGAAGCGCAACGCCGTCGCGCACGGCCTGCGCACGCCGCGTTTCGCGCCGGCCGACGACCGCCCGTCGCTCGAAGCGGCCGTCCGCGAGGCGGGCGGCTTCCCCTGCGTCTTCAAGACCCGCACGCTGGGCTACGACGGCCACGGGCAGGTCGTGCTGCGTTCGGAGGAGGATATGGCGAAGGTCGAACCCTATTTCGGCCGGCCGGGTATCGTCGAGGAGTTCGTAGCCTTCGATTTCGAGGCGAGCGCCATCGTGGTCGGCGACGGCCGCGAGACGGTCTGCTTTCCCGTGGGGCGCAACGTCCACCGCGACGGGATTCTGGATCTGTCGGTCGTGCCGGCGGAGATTCCGGACGCGCTGCGCGACAGGATCGTGAGCGAGAGCCGGCGTTTCATGCAGGAGTGCGGTTATCGGGGCATCCTTGCGATCGAGTATTTCGTCAAGGGCGACGAGATCTATTTCAACGAAATGGCGCCGCGCCCGCACAACAGCGGGCACTGGACGATCGAGGGATGCACGACCAACCAGTTCCGCGAACTGGCGCGCTACCTGCTGGGGATGCCGTTGGAAGAGCCGCGGTTGGTGGCTCCCACGGTGATGAAGAATATCCTGGGGCGCGATTTGGCCGCCGCCGAGGCGATCGCCCGGGAGGGGCGGGCGGATGTCCACGTCCATCTCTACGGCAAACGCGAGAGCCGCCCCCTGCGTAAAATGGGGCATATCACCTTCGTGGGCCTGAGCGGCGGGCAGTTCGCCGCCGAGTGGGCCGCGCGATTCGAATGA
- a CDS encoding phosphoribosylformylglycinamidine synthase: MKNYRIFVEKRPGFRVEAESLQHDLNENLGLHLSQLRLLNVYDLFGFTPELLEASRYRVFGEVQTDEVTDACDLEGRKFLAVEYLPGQFDQRAASAVDCVRLIDPEAEVRIRSSRLLLLDAATTDEELARVRKYYINAVESREKDLSVLSDMEQAEVKPVEVLAGLRELTDGELAPYCAKMGLAMNADDLREVVNYFRAEGRDPYETELRILDTYWSDHCRHTTFTTVLTSIRVDESFMRAELEESLELYHKIRRELGRDEKPLCLMDLATIGARYLRKIGKLDDLEVSEENNACSIFVDVDVDGQPEKWLLQFKNETHNHPTEIEPFGGASTCLGGAIRDPLSGRSYVYQAMRVTGAGDIYQPVGETLAGKLPQRVISRKAAAGYSSYGNQIGLATTHVREIYHPDYVAKRLEVGAVVGAVKAENVRRETPAAGDVVLLLGGRTGRDGIGGATGSSKEHNTKSLETCSSEVQKGNAPEERKLERLFRRPEVTRLIKKSNDFGAGGVSVAIGELTDGLDIYLDRVPTKYDGLNATELAISESQERMAVVVERADMERFMDYCREENIEVTHVADVTDTRRMRMYNRDRLVVDLSREFIDSAGAAHYAEAEIGAVEACDPFVRKPQGATLAERMEADLADDNVVSQKGLVEMFDSTIGASTVLLPFGGRTQGSETQVSVQKLPVDGYTETASIMAYGYNPFLTSWSPYHGAAYAVVEACAKVVAAGAEFGGMRFSYQEYFERMHTARSWGKPLAALLGALRMQVELGLPSIGGKDSMSGTFQQINVPPMLMAFGITIVDARRVISTDLKEAGHTLYLLKHTPKANRMPDTAALRTLWNYASERIAAGRIVAGYAVGFGGVAEALAKMAFGNGIGAEVELPEEALFAYDYGSIVVESTVELDAPFAVRLGRTTADEALTVNGERMPLDALRRANSERFARIYPDRGANRGTVMESTPAPRTFVYGGEAVEHPVAYLPVFPGTNCDYDTARAFRRAGAEVETTVFCNLSAEAIFRSIREMKEHIRRCHIFVLSGGFSSGDEPDGSGKFIANVLNNKDIAEEIHALLDRGGLILGICNGFQALVKSGLLPYGRLGCVTKDSPTLFRNDINRHVSQIVTTRVASTASPWLSSFSVGDLHSIAVSHGEGKFVVGEQLARRLFERGQVAFQYAGPDGHATAEAPCNPNGSFYAIEGIVSEDGRILGKMGHTERYGENLFKNICGEKRQPIFENAVAYFRKRN; this comes from the coding sequence ATGAAGAACTACCGTATTTTCGTCGAGAAACGCCCCGGATTTCGGGTCGAGGCCGAGAGCCTGCAACACGATTTGAACGAGAACCTCGGATTGCACCTCTCGCAGTTGCGTCTGCTGAACGTCTACGACCTGTTCGGCTTCACGCCCGAACTGCTCGAAGCGAGCCGTTACAGGGTGTTCGGCGAGGTGCAGACCGACGAGGTGACCGACGCCTGCGACCTCGAAGGGAGGAAATTCCTGGCGGTGGAGTATCTGCCGGGACAGTTCGATCAGCGCGCTGCGTCGGCCGTCGACTGCGTGCGGCTGATCGATCCCGAAGCCGAGGTGCGCATCCGCTCGTCGCGGCTGCTGTTGCTGGATGCAGCGACGACCGACGAGGAGCTGGCGCGCGTGCGCAAATACTACATCAACGCCGTCGAGTCGCGCGAGAAGGATCTCTCGGTGTTGAGCGACATGGAGCAGGCCGAGGTGAAGCCCGTGGAGGTGCTCGCGGGACTGCGCGAGCTGACCGACGGCGAACTGGCTCCCTATTGCGCGAAGATGGGGCTGGCGATGAACGCCGACGACCTGCGCGAGGTGGTGAACTATTTCCGGGCCGAGGGGCGCGATCCCTACGAGACGGAATTGCGGATTTTGGATACCTATTGGAGCGACCATTGCCGCCATACGACCTTTACGACGGTGCTGACCTCGATTCGGGTCGACGAGTCGTTCATGCGAGCCGAGTTGGAGGAGTCGTTGGAGCTGTATCATAAGATCCGCCGCGAACTGGGCCGCGACGAAAAACCCCTCTGCCTGATGGATCTGGCCACGATCGGCGCCCGTTACCTGCGCAAAATCGGCAAGCTGGACGATCTGGAAGTGAGCGAGGAGAACAACGCCTGCTCGATCTTCGTCGACGTCGACGTGGACGGGCAGCCCGAAAAGTGGCTGTTGCAGTTCAAGAACGAGACGCACAACCATCCCACCGAGATCGAACCCTTCGGCGGCGCTTCGACCTGTCTGGGCGGTGCGATCCGCGACCCGCTGTCGGGGCGCAGCTACGTCTACCAGGCCATGCGTGTGACGGGTGCGGGCGATATCTATCAGCCCGTCGGCGAGACGCTCGCCGGCAAACTGCCCCAGCGGGTCATCAGCCGCAAGGCTGCGGCCGGTTATTCGAGCTACGGCAACCAGATCGGTCTGGCCACGACCCACGTGCGCGAAATCTATCATCCCGACTACGTGGCCAAGCGGTTGGAGGTGGGAGCCGTGGTGGGAGCCGTGAAGGCCGAAAACGTGCGGCGCGAAACGCCTGCCGCGGGCGACGTGGTGCTGCTGCTGGGCGGCCGCACGGGGCGCGACGGCATCGGCGGTGCGACGGGTTCGTCGAAGGAACACAATACCAAGTCGCTGGAAACCTGTTCGTCGGAGGTGCAGAAGGGCAACGCTCCGGAAGAGCGCAAACTGGAACGGCTGTTCCGCCGGCCGGAGGTGACGCGCCTTATCAAGAAGTCGAACGACTTCGGCGCCGGCGGCGTGTCGGTGGCCATCGGCGAGCTGACCGACGGTCTGGACATCTATCTGGACCGCGTACCGACCAAGTACGACGGCCTGAATGCGACGGAGCTGGCGATCAGCGAGTCGCAGGAGCGCATGGCCGTAGTGGTCGAACGGGCGGACATGGAACGGTTCATGGATTATTGCCGTGAAGAGAATATCGAGGTGACGCACGTGGCCGACGTTACGGATACGCGCCGGATGCGCATGTACAACCGCGACCGGCTCGTGGTCGACCTCTCGCGCGAGTTCATCGACTCGGCGGGTGCGGCCCACTATGCCGAGGCCGAGATCGGCGCCGTCGAGGCGTGCGACCCCTTCGTGCGCAAGCCGCAGGGTGCGACGCTCGCCGAGCGCATGGAGGCCGACCTGGCGGACGACAACGTGGTGTCGCAGAAGGGCCTCGTCGAGATGTTCGACTCGACGATCGGCGCTTCGACCGTGCTGCTGCCCTTCGGCGGCCGCACGCAGGGCTCCGAGACGCAGGTCTCGGTGCAGAAACTCCCCGTCGACGGATACACCGAGACGGCGAGCATCATGGCCTACGGCTACAACCCCTTCCTTACGTCGTGGAGCCCCTATCACGGGGCGGCTTACGCCGTCGTCGAGGCCTGCGCCAAGGTGGTGGCCGCCGGTGCGGAGTTCGGGGGGATGCGTTTCTCCTATCAGGAATATTTCGAACGGATGCACACCGCCCGTTCGTGGGGCAAACCGCTGGCGGCGCTGCTGGGTGCGCTGCGGATGCAGGTCGAGCTGGGGCTGCCGTCGATCGGCGGCAAGGACTCGATGAGCGGCACCTTCCAGCAGATCAACGTGCCGCCCATGCTCATGGCCTTCGGCATTACGATCGTCGACGCGCGGCGCGTGATCTCGACCGATCTGAAAGAGGCGGGGCATACGCTCTACCTGCTCAAACATACGCCGAAGGCGAACCGTATGCCCGATACCGCGGCGCTCCGAACCTTGTGGAACTATGCTTCCGAGCGGATCGCCGCAGGTCGGATCGTGGCGGGCTATGCCGTCGGGTTCGGCGGTGTGGCCGAGGCGCTGGCGAAGATGGCTTTCGGCAACGGAATCGGCGCGGAGGTCGAGTTGCCGGAGGAGGCGCTGTTTGCCTACGACTACGGTTCGATCGTGGTGGAGAGCACCGTCGAACTCGATGCGCCCTTCGCCGTGCGGCTGGGCCGGACGACGGCCGACGAAGCGTTGACCGTCAACGGCGAGCGGATGCCGCTCGACGCGCTGCGCCGCGCCAACAGCGAGCGCTTCGCTCGAATCTATCCCGACCGCGGCGCGAACCGCGGGACGGTCATGGAGAGCACACCCGCACCTCGCACGTTCGTCTACGGGGGCGAGGCGGTGGAGCACCCCGTGGCCTACCTGCCCGTCTTCCCGGGCACGAACTGCGACTACGACACGGCCCGCGCCTTCCGCCGCGCCGGCGCCGAGGTCGAGACGACGGTCTTCTGCAACCTTTCGGCCGAGGCGATCTTCCGCTCGATCCGCGAGATGAAGGAGCATATCCGCCGGTGCCACATCTTCGTGCTCAGCGGCGGATTCTCGTCGGGCGACGAACCCGACGGAAGCGGCAAGTTCATCGCCAACGTACTCAACAACAAGGATATCGCGGAGGAGATCCATGCGCTGCTCGACCGCGGCGGCCTGATCCTGGGCATCTGCAACGGGTTCCAGGCGCTCGTCAAGTCGGGACTGCTGCCCTACGGGCGGCTGGGCTGCGTGACGAAGGATTCGCCCACGCTCTTCCGCAACGACATCAACCGCCACGTTTCGCAGATCGTCACCACGCGCGTGGCTTCGACGGCTTCGCCGTGGCTCAGTTCGTTCTCGGTGGGCGATCTGCACAGCA